The following nucleotide sequence is from Elusimicrobiales bacterium.
AGAAACGGACGGGCGGCGGCAGCTGGGTGTTCAAAGTGCTGCCCGCTCCGGCGCAGTATCTGGACAACGTAATCTCCGACAACGCCACGTTTTTCATCGGCGGGATAGAGCCGGACAAGAGAATCTCCATCGCCGCCATTGATGACGACACCCTGGGCCGGCTGGGCTTTCCTTTCCAGCGGCGCTACCACGCGCGGCTGATAGACCGCCTGAGCGCGCTGGGCGCAAAGGTGATTGTTTTTGATGTGATGTTTCTGGAAGCCGACAAGCTAAACCCTGAAGACGACAGGCAACTGCTGCAATCGGTCGGGAAAGCCGGCAATGTGGCGCTGGCCGGGCTGATGGAGAAAACCGCCACCATGCAGGGAGAGGGAATGGACGCGGTTACCGGCGAAACGGTGCGCTTCCGCTTTCCCTTCGGCGGGCTGAGGGAGGCCGCCCTGCTGTGCGCGTTTCCAAACACCGAGGCTTTCGTTGACAGGGACGGGCATCTGCGCAGGATGATGATATTTGACAACCGCGCCGGCTACAGCGCCGCGCCCGGCTCCGGCTACGGCTACTGGCAGGGAAAGCCCATAGCCTCGCTGGCGGCGGGAGCCTACAGCGCGCTGACCGGAACGAAACTGGAAGACGTGCAGTCGCTTTTCCCCGAAAACATTTACCGGCTGAACCTGGCGCAGGTGATGCTGCGCAAAAAATCCCCCGGCAGGCCCGGCGCGGCAGAAGACGCCAAACAGGTCAAATCGCTTTACCCGCAGATTTCAATAGTGGACATACTGGACGGCGCGCTCTCCGACGGGGAAAAGGCGCTTATAAAAGACGGCGCGGTCTTCGTGGCCTCCACCAGCATGGGCGCATACGACCATTACTCCGGTCCCTACGGCGACAAGGTGCCCGGGGTGATGTTCCACGCCAATCTGCTGGACAACATGCTCAACAAAAACTGGATGCGCCCCGCGCCGGCTTATGTCTCCTTCGCGGCGATGATTGCGCTTTTGTGGGCGTCGCTTGTCGCATTCAACCTGCCGCTGATATGGGGCGCGGTTTTTACGGTTGCGCTGGCGGCATTGTGGGCCGTGATTTATGCCGTAGTTTTCATGGGCGGCGGGCTGCTGGCCATGGTTATGCCGGAGACCGGTATTGCGGCGGGGTTTGCGGCGGTTACATTCTACCGCGTGGTGGTGGAAGGCAAGGAAAAACGCTGGATAAAGGGCACCTTCGGGCAATACCTCTCGCCCAAGGTGGTGGAAATCATCATCAAGGACCCGGCCAGGCTCAAGCTGGGCGGCGAAAAGCGCGAGATGACGATTTTCTTTCTGGACATAGCGCATTTCACCTCCATATCAGAGAAAATGGACCCGGAGGCGCTGCCGGTTTTCCTCAACCGCTATCTGTCTGCATTCACGGATATAATCCTGGAAAACGACGGCGTGGTGGATAAATACATAGGCGACTGCATCATGGCCTTCTGGAACGCGCCGCTGGACCTGCCGCAGCACCAGTACTACGGCTGCCTGTCCGCGGTGCAGTGCATAAAGGCCATAGAGGAACTCAATAAAAACCTGCCCCCCGGCCTGCCGGAGACGCCAGCCATCAGAATCGGCCTCAACTCCGGCTTTGTGAAGGTGGGAAATTTCGGCTCCAGCACCAGATTTTCATACACGGTGATAGGCGACGAGGTGAACCTGGCCTCGCGGCTGGAGGGGGCCAACAAATTTTTCTCCAGCCGGATTCTGGTCAGCGAGGCTACGTATCTGCCAGCCAAAGACCGCATAGTGGCGCGCGAACTGGGGCGGGTGCGCGTGGTGGGCAAAAACGCGCCGATACGGGTCTACGAGCCGCTGGCCACCGCCAAAGAGCAAACGCCGGACATTGTTTCTCTGGCCGAGGCATGCAACCTGGGCGCGGAGAAATTCGCTGCAGGGAATTTCGGCGCGGCGGCCAAGTCTTATCTGGACGCGCTGGCCATAGCGCCGCACGACGCCGCAGCCAAACGGCAGATGGAGCGCGCGCTGGATTACAAAAAAAGCGGCCCGCCCCCGGACTGGGACGGGGTGTTCAACCTGACCTCCAAATAAAGAGGTGCGTATGATTATATTCTGGCGGCTGATGCTGGCGCACATGCTGGGGGATTTCACCCTCCAGTTTGACGCCGTGGCCGAGGCAAAGCGCAAAACCTGGTGGGGGATGTTCATACACACCGGCACGCATTTCGTGCTGGCGCTGGCGTTGTCTTGGAATTATCTGGGACAGGACTGGGTCAGCTTCGGCGGGGTGAAGCTGGGCGGCTGGGCGGCGCTGGGCTGCATGTTCCTCATCCACCATCTGCAGGACGAATGGCGCATATTCGCCATACGCAACTACAAAACCGCAGACGGGACCATTCATTTCCTGTGGGACCAGTTCGTGCACACGGCGGCAATATTCGTGTTTTCGCCCGTCATAGGCTTTTATACCGACGGCAGCATTTTCCCCGAGAAATGGGTGATATTGGGCATACTGGCGGTGTTTGTAACGCATTTTGCCACGGTGCTGGTGTATTTCGTGGAGAAGGATTTCTACAACTCGCAGTTTCCGGGCTTTGACGAGAAATACTTCACCATGCTCCAGCGCTTTGTGCTGTGCATGTTTTTCCTTATCCCCGGCTGGCAGTGGCTGCCGTATTTCGGGCTGTGGGGCGGCTACATGGTCTATCTGTGGCGGCAGCGGTTTATAGATTTCGGAAAGGCGGGCGTCTATGTGGGCACCGCGCTGGCGCTGGCGGCTGGAATTATGGCAAGGCGGGTTTTCCATGTCTGACATGCCGGCGGGCAGGGCGGTTTTCGCCTTCGTTGACATAGAAACCACCGGCTGCGTCTACACCCGGGGCGACAGAATATGCGAGGTCGCCGTGCTGCTGTGGCAGAACGGCAGGGAGCTGGACTCCTACAACCCGCTGATAAACCCCGCAAGGTCCATACCGCCGGATGTTACCGCCAAATGCCACGGCATAACAGACGACATGGTGCGCGCCATGCCGCGTTTTGAGGCGGTGGCCCAACGGCTGGAGCAGATGATTTCCGGCGCGGACGCCGTGGTCTGCCACAACGCGGATTTTGATGTGCCGTTTATGGCGTACGAGTTCCTGCGCGCGGGGCTGCGGTTTCCGCCCGTGGCGATTCTGGACACGCTCAAACTCGCGCGCAAGCACGGAAATTTCAAAAGCAACCGGCTGGGCAATATCGCGCTGGAACTGGGATATTCGCCCGAAGGCTGGCACCGCGCGCTAAACGACGTTAAAATGACGCAGCGGGTCTTTGCGCATTTCGTGAAGCAGTTTTCGGCGGAAAAGGAAGTAACTTTAGCGGAGCTGGCGCAATACCAGACCGGCGGGAGAAAACATGCCAAAACCCTTTGAGCTCGGCGGCGAATGCAGCCTGATGGATTTATACGAAGTGGCGGCGGGGGGGAGAAAAACAACCCTCCCCCGCGCCGCGGCGGAAAAAATGGGCGCCACCCGCAAAGCGATGATGGATTATGTCGCCAAGGCCGGCGCGGTATACGGCGTCAACACCGGCTTTGGCGAGCTGGCCGCGCGCCGCATCCCCGGCGAGCGGTGCAGGCAGCTTCAGCTTAATCTGATCCGCAGCCACGCCTGCGGCGCGGGCGAACCCATGCGCGACGACGAAATCCGCGGCCTGATGTTTTTGCGCGCCAACGAGCTGGCGCGCGGGCGCAGCGGCACAAGGCCGGACGCGGCGCGGCAGCTGGCGGAATTTCTCAACAGGGGAATCATCCCGTATGTGCCGTCGCGCGGCTCGGTGGGCGCGTCGGGGGATTTGGCGCCTTCGGCGCATATCGCGCTTGCGCTTATAGGCGAGGGAACCGCCAAAACCGGGCCCAACGGCAAATGGGCCGACACGGCGGGCATTCTCTCCAAAGCCGGAATATCGCCGCTGCGGCTTGAGGAAAAAGAGGGGCTTGCGCTTATAAACGGCACGCAGGCCATGCAGTCTGTGGGCGGCATCGCGCTGCTTGAGTCGCTAAACGTCTGGCACGCCGCCACGGGGGCCGCCGCGCTTTCCGCGGAGGCGCTCAAGGCCACGCCCGCGCCTTTTGACGAAGATGTTGTCGCGCTGAAACCCTATCCGGGCCAGTCGGAAACCGCCGCCATTCTGCGCGCCCTGATGGACGGCAGCGAAATACGCAAATCCCATCTTACCGGCGACCCGCGCGTGCAGGACCCATACAGCATCCGCTGCATCCCGCAGGTGCACGGCGCCGCGCTGGACGCGCTTGTCCATGCCTGCTCAATCACCGAAACCGAGATGAAATCGGCCACCGACAATCCCGTGCTTATATGGAAGGATGAAAAGGATTTCTCGGACCTGCGGCTTGCCAGCGGCGGCAATTTCCACGGCGAGCCGCTGTCTTTGGCCTTTGATTACGCCTGCTGCGCGATGACCGCGCTTGGCAATATCTGCGAGCGCAGGATTTTCCAGCTTGTAAGCGACCCCAACCGCATACTGCCGCCTTTTCTGGCAAAAGATTCCGGCGTGGAATCCGGCTGGATGATAACGCAGTACACGGCGGCCAGCCTGGCCTCGGAAAACAAGACGCTGGCGCACCCGGCCTCTGCCGATTCCATACCGACCTCCGGCAGCAAGGAGGATTTCGTCAGCATGGGCATGTGGGCGGCCATAAAGCTGGGCAAAGTAACGGAAAACGCGGCGCGCATCGCCGCCATAGAGCTGTTGGCCGCGGCGCAGGCGCTGGAATTCCACAAACCGCTGAAACCCGGCAAAGGCGCGCAGGAACTCTACGCCGCAATCCGCGAAACCGCTCCCGCGCTTGAATGCGACGCCCCGCTGGGCGACGCCATAGAAACGCTGGCAAACGTCATTCTGGACGGCGAAGTTGCCGGGAATTAACGGAGATTACGATGAAAAATACCTCATCAGCGCCATCGCCCAACCAGGCCGGCGACTCTGTTTTCATAGAACGTGTCGCCCTGAAAAATTACAAAAGCATCAAAGAATGCGACGTAAAACTCGGCCCGCTGACTTTTCTCATCGGCCCCAACGGCGCGGGCAAAAGCAATTTCATAGACGCCATCGGCTTCGTCGCCGACTCGCTGAAACATACGTTGGAACACGCACTACGCGACCGCGGCGGCATAACCGGAGTAAAACGCATATCCATTGGACATCCAACCTATTTTGGGATCCGGTTGGATTGGAAATTGCCCAACTCATCCGGTAAATACTCATTTCTCATAAGCACGAGCAAGAAAACCGGGTTTTCTGTACAGCGTGAAGAGTGTCACATTGAACATAGCGAACCTTTTTTTGGCTCTACCGCAACCTTCTATAGGATTGAAGATGGCAAGCTCATAGACCACAGCAGCGATCTAAAGGTATTGCCCATTGCTGTTGATGACCGGCTATATCTGATGTCAGCATCAGGTCTGCCAGAGTTCAGACCGATTTACAATGCTTTATCCAACATGGGTTTTTACAATCTAAATCCTGACGAAATACGAGAATTTCAGCCGCCAGATGTCGGGGAAATTCTAAAACGCGACGGCGCCAACCTTGCCAGCGTCTTGGATACTTTGCACAGAGAAAACAAAGACGCGCATGACCAAATAATTGAATTCCTGTCCAAAGTAGTGCCTGGTATCACAGCCGTTTCAGTAAAACGCATGGGGAAAAAAGAAATTCTGGAATTTTCTCAATCTGTGGGGAAAAAAGTAAATCCGTGGAAATTTCTGGCAGAAAACATGTCGGATGGGACATTGCGCGCGCTGGGTATATTGACCGCTCTGTTTCAAACTTCCAAATCCACAAAAGTTCCTTTCATCGGTATTGAGGAGCCGGAGGTCGCATTGCATCCCGGCGCGGCGGGAGTCTTGCGCGACAGTCTCCGTGCGGCATCACGAAGTACTCAAATCGCAGTTACAAGCCACAGCCCTGATTTGCTGGACGACAAAGACATTTCCGATTCCCAGATATTGGCGGTCTCCAATAATAATGGAGAAACCGCAATAGGTCCAATGGGGCAGGCAGATAGAGAAAGTGTTAGAAAACGCCTCTATACAGTGGGAGAACTCATGCGTATTAGCCCAATTGAACCTGATATGTCTGAACATGAAACTATCAAGCAACTCGATTTATTCACGGACATCAAACCATGATAAAAATAGCCGCATTAGTGGAAGGGCATGGGGAATGCGATGCTGTTCCTGTTCTAATCCGAAGAATAGCGTTAGGAATTGATCCCGGCTTTGTGCCTAAAATATTTCCGCTGAAATTCCCCTCCAATCAGTTGCGCAATGCAATTGAACGATCTGTTGAGCTTGCCGCCCGCAAGTTGCAGCGTCAAGGCGGCATTGTCATAATCATAGATTGCGACGACGGTTGTCCAAGGAATGAAGGTCCTGCATTGCTGAGCCGAGCGCAGAAAGCTTGCTCCGATATGCCAATTTCCGTTATCCTGGCAAAAAAAGAATTTGAAGCATGGTTTATTGCGTCGGCAGAATCGCTTCGCGGAAAACGCGGACTTTCGCAACACATGAAAGCGCCCGAATCACCAGAAGAAATCAGAGGGGCAAAGGAGTGGCTCAGTGCTGAAATGCCGCGCAATAAGCCATACAGTGAAACCACTCACCAATCAGCATTCGCCGAATGTTTTGATATGCAACTCGCGCGGCGGCGTTCCGATTCTTTTGACAAATGCTACAGAGATATTGAAGGAATGTTGCGCCGGTTAGGAGGATACTGACATGGCACCAACCACCATCATTCGCGCGCCGCGCGGGAACAAGCTTTCATGCAAAGGCTGGCAGCAGGAAGCGGCCATGCGCATGCTGATGAACAATCTGGACCCCGACGTGGCCGAGCGGCCCTCGGAGCTGATTGTCTACGGCGGGCGCGGAAAAGCCGCCCGGAACTGGGACTGCTATCACGCCATAGTGCGGTCGCTGCAAAATCTTGAAAATGACGAAACATTGCTCGTGCAATCGGGCAAGCCGGTGGCGGTATTCCGCACGCATGAGTATTCGCCGCGCGTCATCATCGCCAATTCCAACCTCGTAGGGCACTGGGCAAACTGGGAGGTGTTCGGCGATTTGGAGAGAAAGGGCCTCATCATGTACGGCCAGATGACCGCGGGAAGCTGGATTTATATCGGCACGCAGGGCATACTTCAGGGCACTTACGAAACTTTCGCCGAGGCCGGGCGCAAACATTTCGGCGGCGACTTGTCGGGGCGGCTGGTCGTTACCGGCGGCTTGGGCGGCATGGGCGGCGCGCAGCCGCTGGCGGCAACCATGTGCGGCGGCGTGATGATAGCGGTGGAAGCCGACCGCTCGCGCATCAAGCGCCGGCTGGAAACGCGCTATCTGGACAAATCCGCCGAGACGCTGGACGAAGCCCTCGCCCTTGCGGAAGACGCCATAAAGCGCAAAGAGCCGCTGTCCATCGGCTTGTTCGGCAACTGCGCCGAAATTCTGCCGGAAATGGCCAGGCGCGGCGTCAAAATAGACCTGCTTACCGACCAGACCTCCGCCCACGACCCGCTCAACGGCTATATCCCGCTGGGCGTCTCCGCCGAGGATGCGCCGGAGCTGCGCCGCAGGGACCCGTCCGGCTATTTGCAACGCGCGCTGGAATCCATCGCCATCCATGTGCGCGCGATGCTGGACATCAAAAAAGGCGGCGCAGCGGTTTTTGACTACGGCAACAACATCCGCACCATGGCCTTCAAAATGGGCGTGGACAACGCTTATGATTTTCCCGGTTTCGTGCCGGCCTATATCCGCCCGCTGTTCTGCGAGGGGAAAGGGCCGTTCCGCTGGGCCGCGCTGTCCGGCGACCCGGAGGATATAGCGGTTACCGACAAGCTGGTTCTGGAACTGTTTCCCGCGGATACGCAGTTGCGCCGCTGGATAAAAATGGCCGAGGAGAAGGTGCAGTTCCAGGGCCTGCCCGCCAGAATCTGCTGGCTGGGATACGGCGAGCGGCACAAATTCGGACTTGCGCTCAACGAATACGTGCGGCGCGGGAAAATAAGCGCGCCGGTTGTAATAGGCAGGGACCATCTGGACTGCGGCTCCGTCGCCAGCCCGTTCAGGGAAACCGAATCCATGAAGGACGGCTCCGACGCGATAGCGGACTGGGCAATACTAAACGCCCTGCTCAACACCGCCTCCGGCGCGAGCTGGGTGTCTTTCCA
It contains:
- the hutH gene encoding histidine ammonia-lyase: MPKPFELGGECSLMDLYEVAAGGRKTTLPRAAAEKMGATRKAMMDYVAKAGAVYGVNTGFGELAARRIPGERCRQLQLNLIRSHACGAGEPMRDDEIRGLMFLRANELARGRSGTRPDAARQLAEFLNRGIIPYVPSRGSVGASGDLAPSAHIALALIGEGTAKTGPNGKWADTAGILSKAGISPLRLEEKEGLALINGTQAMQSVGGIALLESLNVWHAATGAAALSAEALKATPAPFDEDVVALKPYPGQSETAAILRALMDGSEIRKSHLTGDPRVQDPYSIRCIPQVHGAALDALVHACSITETEMKSATDNPVLIWKDEKDFSDLRLASGGNFHGEPLSLAFDYACCAMTALGNICERRIFQLVSDPNRILPPFLAKDSGVESGWMITQYTAASLASENKTLAHPASADSIPTSGSKEDFVSMGMWAAIKLGKVTENAARIAAIELLAAAQALEFHKPLKPGKGAQELYAAIRETAPALECDAPLGDAIETLANVILDGEVAGN
- a CDS encoding 3'-5' exonuclease — protein: MSDMPAGRAVFAFVDIETTGCVYTRGDRICEVAVLLWQNGRELDSYNPLINPARSIPPDVTAKCHGITDDMVRAMPRFEAVAQRLEQMISGADAVVCHNADFDVPFMAYEFLRAGLRFPPVAILDTLKLARKHGNFKSNRLGNIALELGYSPEGWHRALNDVKMTQRVFAHFVKQFSAEKEVTLAELAQYQTGGRKHAKTL
- a CDS encoding DUF4276 family protein, whose amino-acid sequence is MIKIAALVEGHGECDAVPVLIRRIALGIDPGFVPKIFPLKFPSNQLRNAIERSVELAARKLQRQGGIVIIIDCDDGCPRNEGPALLSRAQKACSDMPISVILAKKEFEAWFIASAESLRGKRGLSQHMKAPESPEEIRGAKEWLSAEMPRNKPYSETTHQSAFAECFDMQLARRRSDSFDKCYRDIEGMLRRLGGY
- a CDS encoding adenylate/guanylate cyclase domain-containing protein — translated: MAVDKFRAPKPLVLALCALSALLGLFFVYDHWVYQKRTGGGSWVFKVLPAPAQYLDNVISDNATFFIGGIEPDKRISIAAIDDDTLGRLGFPFQRRYHARLIDRLSALGAKVIVFDVMFLEADKLNPEDDRQLLQSVGKAGNVALAGLMEKTATMQGEGMDAVTGETVRFRFPFGGLREAALLCAFPNTEAFVDRDGHLRRMMIFDNRAGYSAAPGSGYGYWQGKPIASLAAGAYSALTGTKLEDVQSLFPENIYRLNLAQVMLRKKSPGRPGAAEDAKQVKSLYPQISIVDILDGALSDGEKALIKDGAVFVASTSMGAYDHYSGPYGDKVPGVMFHANLLDNMLNKNWMRPAPAYVSFAAMIALLWASLVAFNLPLIWGAVFTVALAALWAVIYAVVFMGGGLLAMVMPETGIAAGFAAVTFYRVVVEGKEKRWIKGTFGQYLSPKVVEIIIKDPARLKLGGEKREMTIFFLDIAHFTSISEKMDPEALPVFLNRYLSAFTDIILENDGVVDKYIGDCIMAFWNAPLDLPQHQYYGCLSAVQCIKAIEELNKNLPPGLPETPAIRIGLNSGFVKVGNFGSSTRFSYTVIGDEVNLASRLEGANKFFSSRILVSEATYLPAKDRIVARELGRVRVVGKNAPIRVYEPLATAKEQTPDIVSLAEACNLGAEKFAAGNFGAAAKSYLDALAIAPHDAAAKRQMERALDYKKSGPPPDWDGVFNLTSK
- a CDS encoding AAA family ATPase codes for the protein MKNTSSAPSPNQAGDSVFIERVALKNYKSIKECDVKLGPLTFLIGPNGAGKSNFIDAIGFVADSLKHTLEHALRDRGGITGVKRISIGHPTYFGIRLDWKLPNSSGKYSFLISTSKKTGFSVQREECHIEHSEPFFGSTATFYRIEDGKLIDHSSDLKVLPIAVDDRLYLMSASGLPEFRPIYNALSNMGFYNLNPDEIREFQPPDVGEILKRDGANLASVLDTLHRENKDAHDQIIEFLSKVVPGITAVSVKRMGKKEILEFSQSVGKKVNPWKFLAENMSDGTLRALGILTALFQTSKSTKVPFIGIEEPEVALHPGAAGVLRDSLRAASRSTQIAVTSHSPDLLDDKDISDSQILAVSNNNGETAIGPMGQADRESVRKRLYTVGELMRISPIEPDMSEHETIKQLDLFTDIKP
- a CDS encoding DUF3307 domain-containing protein; this encodes MIIFWRLMLAHMLGDFTLQFDAVAEAKRKTWWGMFIHTGTHFVLALALSWNYLGQDWVSFGGVKLGGWAALGCMFLIHHLQDEWRIFAIRNYKTADGTIHFLWDQFVHTAAIFVFSPVIGFYTDGSIFPEKWVILGILAVFVTHFATVLVYFVEKDFYNSQFPGFDEKYFTMLQRFVLCMFFLIPGWQWLPYFGLWGGYMVYLWRQRFIDFGKAGVYVGTALALAAGIMARRVFHV
- the hutU gene encoding urocanate hydratase, which encodes MAPTTIIRAPRGNKLSCKGWQQEAAMRMLMNNLDPDVAERPSELIVYGGRGKAARNWDCYHAIVRSLQNLENDETLLVQSGKPVAVFRTHEYSPRVIIANSNLVGHWANWEVFGDLERKGLIMYGQMTAGSWIYIGTQGILQGTYETFAEAGRKHFGGDLSGRLVVTGGLGGMGGAQPLAATMCGGVMIAVEADRSRIKRRLETRYLDKSAETLDEALALAEDAIKRKEPLSIGLFGNCAEILPEMARRGVKIDLLTDQTSAHDPLNGYIPLGVSAEDAPELRRRDPSGYLQRALESIAIHVRAMLDIKKGGAAVFDYGNNIRTMAFKMGVDNAYDFPGFVPAYIRPLFCEGKGPFRWAALSGDPEDIAVTDKLVLELFPADTQLRRWIKMAEEKVQFQGLPARICWLGYGERHKFGLALNEYVRRGKISAPVVIGRDHLDCGSVASPFRETESMKDGSDAIADWAILNALLNTASGASWVSFHHGGGVGMGYSLHAGQVTVADGTSAMDARIERVLTNDPGIGVARHADAGYPEAISCAREKSIKIPMMEK